One segment of Alistipes finegoldii DSM 17242 DNA contains the following:
- a CDS encoding phosphopantetheine-binding protein — protein sequence MENLELQLKQQIIEALNLEEINAEEIATDAPLFGEGLGLDSIDALEITLLLEKHYGIRLANPAEAKPIFHSVATLADYIRKNRK from the coding sequence ATGGAAAATCTGGAACTGCAACTCAAACAGCAGATTATCGAAGCGCTGAATCTGGAGGAGATCAACGCCGAAGAGATCGCCACCGACGCGCCGCTGTTCGGCGAAGGACTCGGACTGGATTCGATCGACGCCCTCGAAATCACGCTCCTGCTCGAAAAACATTATGGCATCCGGCTGGCCAACCCGGCCGAAGCCAAACCGATATTCCACTCGGTCGCCACGCTGGCCGACTATATCCGTAAAAACCGCAAATGA
- a CDS encoding beta-ketoacyl-[acyl-carrier-protein] synthase family protein — protein sequence MNIAVRGIGIISALGNGAGETLAALRAGRSGIGKPTLFRSAVDVPVGEVLRDNRALGELLGIPARETPSRTALLGMIAAAQAVADAAIPAAARVALVSGTSVGGMDLTENFYRDFRSDNGRGRLRSVAGHDCADSTRRIAEYCGITGYTATVSTACSSAANAVITGALLLENDMADYVVAGGTDALCRFTLNGFNSLSILDPERCRPFDATRAGLNLGEGAGYVVLAREEPSMRSYCRLAGYANANDAHHQTASSETGEGAYRAMAEALARSGLERVDYINAHGTATPNNDLTEGIALRRLFGEQVPPFSSTKGFTGHALAAAGGIEAVLSALAIGHGLRYGNPGFAEPIPELGLRPVAETESAAVNSVLSNSFGFGGNCSSLIFAK from the coding sequence ATGAACATAGCCGTCCGGGGCATAGGGATCATCTCGGCACTCGGCAACGGGGCCGGGGAGACGCTGGCGGCCCTGCGGGCCGGACGCAGCGGGATCGGGAAGCCGACGCTTTTCCGTTCGGCCGTCGACGTGCCCGTCGGAGAGGTCCTGCGCGACAACCGGGCGCTCGGCGAACTGCTCGGCATCCCGGCGCGTGAGACCCCTTCGCGCACGGCCCTGCTGGGGATGATCGCCGCGGCGCAGGCCGTGGCCGATGCGGCGATTCCCGCCGCGGCGCGCGTGGCACTCGTTTCGGGGACTTCGGTCGGCGGCATGGACCTCACGGAGAACTTCTACCGCGACTTCAGGTCGGACAACGGCAGAGGCCGCCTGCGCTCAGTGGCGGGGCACGACTGCGCCGACAGCACCCGCCGGATCGCGGAGTACTGCGGCATCACGGGTTACACGGCGACCGTCAGCACGGCCTGTTCGTCGGCCGCGAACGCCGTCATCACCGGAGCCTTGCTGCTCGAAAACGACATGGCCGATTATGTCGTGGCCGGAGGCACCGACGCACTGTGCCGCTTCACGCTCAACGGATTCAACTCGCTCTCGATTCTCGACCCGGAGCGGTGCCGCCCGTTCGACGCCACGCGCGCAGGGCTGAATCTGGGCGAAGGGGCGGGATATGTCGTCCTTGCGCGCGAAGAACCGAGCATGCGCTCCTACTGCCGCCTTGCGGGGTACGCCAACGCCAACGACGCCCACCACCAGACCGCTTCGTCCGAGACGGGCGAGGGGGCGTACCGCGCCATGGCCGAAGCGCTGGCCCGGAGCGGGCTGGAGCGCGTGGACTACATCAACGCACACGGCACGGCGACGCCGAACAACGACCTGACCGAAGGCATCGCCCTGCGGCGGCTGTTCGGCGAGCAGGTGCCGCCGTTCAGTTCGACGAAGGGCTTCACCGGGCACGCGCTGGCCGCGGCCGGCGGCATCGAAGCCGTGCTATCGGCGCTGGCCATTGGACACGGACTGCGCTACGGCAATCCCGGATTCGCGGAGCCGATTCCGGAGCTGGGGCTGCGGCCCGTCGCGGAGACGGAATCCGCAGCCGTAAATTCGGTGCTGTCCAATTCGTTCGGGTTCGGCGGAAACTGTTCCTCACTGATATTCGCAAAATGA